GGCGAACTCCTGGTCGCGGGGGCCCATCCGGTGGTTCACTCGACGAAGATGTCGACGGACGGGCGCATCTGCGCGCAGACGCTCAGCACCTCGTGCACCGGGTGCTCCTCGAATGCCTGGAGCAGGCTCAGGTCGACCTCGGCCCCCGGGCCGTCGAGCGCCGGGTAGGTGCTCTGGGTGAGCAGGTAGTCGAATCGCGGGGCCCACTTGCGCGAGCCCAGCCGGGCCGTGGTGGAGCAGTTGTCCACCATGAACGCGACGCCCCGGGCGTGCATGTACGGGTTCAGCGAGTCGGTGGCCTCGATCACCGACTCGTTCGCGATCTCCGAGTACGGGTGCCCCTTCTCGAAGAACGTGTCGACCTGCGCCATCATCACGCCGCAGAAGACGCCGGCCGTTCCCGGGTCCAGGACCAGCTTCTCGTCGTCGCGGGTGCCGCGGGCCACCTCACCGGCCTTCCACATCGGGGAGGCGTCGATCGTGCCCATCCCGAAGCGCTGGAGCCGCTCACCCGCCAGGATCACGCTGCGGATCTCGTTGCCGGAGGCGACCTCGTCGTAGATCTCGTGGACGATTTCCAGGCCGACGGGGTACGCGGCGGCGTAAGCCTTCTGGAAGGTGACGAGTTCGTCGTCCTCAAAGGTCCGGTACAGGCCGATGAGCCCGTGCCGGGACACGATGCGCGAGATCGGGCCGGTGACGCAGTCCACCGAGTGCCGGTAGGCCTCGGTCTCGTCCAGGCCCTGCTCGCGCAAGCGCCGGTACAGGCTCTCGACGATGCCGTGCACGCCACCGAGGAGGATGGCGCGCTCACCGGTGAGGTCGGACAGGTACTCCGAGCGCAGCGTGGTCTGGAACGTGTACGGCGCGCCGAGGCCGACCGACCAGCCCAGGGCCCGTTCCGTGGCCCGGCCGCTGACGTCCTGCTCGATCGCGAAACTGGCGTTGATCCCGGCGCCGTTGGTGTGTGCCCCCTGCTGGTACAGGGCGCGCACCGAGGCGCCCATGCCCTTGGGGCAGACCGCGATGACGTCGATGTTCTCCGGGAACCGGCCACCCTGCTGGTCGAGGAACCCGAGCAGGAAGCCGTGCGAGAGACCGAGGGTCGCCCCCGGGCGCAGCGCCGCGAAGATCTGCTCGTGCAGCTCGACCTGGGCGGCGTCGGAGATCAGCAGCAGGACCAGGTCGGACGCGGCGATCACCTCGAACATCTCGCCGAGAGTGCCGTCCGCCTCGGTGAACCCGGCGGCCCGGGCGGCCCCGGCGGAGCCGGAACCGGTGCGCAGGCCGACGATCACCTTGAGCTTTCCGTCGAGCGAGTCGCGCAGGTTCTGGGCCTGCGCCGACCCCTGCGGGCCCCAGCCGATCACCGCGATCTGGTTGATGCCCTCGAACGCCCTCGGCAGCCGGTCGAAGAGGTCGCGGCCACCGCGCACGATGGCTTCCCGGCCGTCGGCCAGGGTGATGTACTCCCGGTCGAAGACGCTGGTGTCGAAGTTGAGCTCTGGGCCGGGCATGTGCTGACTCTCCTTGCTGCCTGGTGCTTGAAGCGCCCGGGGGGGAGGGGACCCCGGGCGCACCCGGACGTCTCCGCGTCCGGGCCGGACCAGTCCACCAGCGGCGGCTGGAGGATGAGTGAACGACCGCCGGAGCCGCGTTCAGAGACCGGGAAGTCGCCTGGTCAGGCCGTGGGCGGCAGTGCCCGGAGTCGCTCGATCGCATAGTGGGCCCGGGATTTCACCGTGCCCTCGGCGAGCCCGAGGGCACGGGCGGTCTGGGTCTGGGAGCGGTCGAGGCAGTACAGGTGCACCAGCACTTCCCGGTGACGGTCCGACAGGCCCCGCAGCAGGGCGACGGTGGCGTGATCCTGGAGCACCCGTTCGAAGGCGTCCTCCTGGCGGGAGTCGGCCGGGTCGCAGGACTGCGTCTCGAAAGACTCGACCGGCAGCGCCGGGCGCCGCCGCCACAGATCGACCACCTGGTTGCGGGCTACCCGGAAGAGCCAGGGCCGCACCGCTTCCGCCGGGATCCGCCCCCGGTGCTGCCAGGCCCGCACGATGGTCTCCTGGACCACGTCGTCCACCCGGGACTGGTCGCTGCGCATCAGATTACGCACGTACACGTGCAGGAACGGGCGATGTTCGGTCATCAGGGCGTGGGCGAAGTCGTCACCGGGGCGGTCGCTGGACACAGGGCGACGATCCGGGACCGGCGTTGACACGCGATTGCTGCGGTGATCGGTGGTGGCGTCACAGCAGGTCGGCGCGGAACGCGTAGGCCACGGCCTGCCACCGGTTGCTCAGCCCGAGCCGGTTCATCAGCAGACTGAGGATCCGCCTGACGTTGCCCTCCGAACAGTTCAGCCGGGACGCGATCTCCGGGATCTCGAGCCCTTCGGCGAGCATCCGCAGGATCAGGGTCTCCCGGTGGTCCAGGGGAGGGGTCGGACTCTCGCCGGCGACCCGCAGGTGCCCGGCGCCCCGGGCAGCCTGCCGGATCCGGGCGGTGAGCAGTTCGGAGGTGACCTCGGAACGCAGCAGCAGACCGGTCGCGGCGGCCGGGGAACGCCGGTCCGGTGCGGGGTCGATCCGGTCGACGATCAGGATACAGGGGCCGGGGAAGGTGCGCAGCAGCTC
This window of the Kineosporia sp. NBRC 101731 genome carries:
- a CDS encoding sigma-70 family RNA polymerase sigma factor, whose translation is MSSDRPGDDFAHALMTEHRPFLHVYVRNLMRSDQSRVDDVVQETIVRAWQHRGRIPAEAVRPWLFRVARNQVVDLWRRRPALPVESFETQSCDPADSRQEDAFERVLQDHATVALLRGLSDRHREVLVHLYCLDRSQTQTARALGLAEGTVKSRAHYAIERLRALPPTA
- a CDS encoding LuxR C-terminal-related transcriptional regulator; translation: MSPAATHPTPTSVVIEAPDQLSEYAVVTLLAADRKIRVLPAAELGQADVLVIVTPVLTEFLRGRAEELLRTFPGPCILIVDRIDPAPDRRSPAAATGLLLRSEVTSELLTARIRQAARGAGHLRVAGESPTPPLDHRETLILRMLAEGLEIPEIASRLNCSEGNVRRILSLLMNRLGLSNRWQAVAYAFRADLL